In Daphnia magna isolate NIES linkage group LG7, ASM2063170v1.1, whole genome shotgun sequence, a single genomic region encodes these proteins:
- the LOC123474750 gene encoding N-acetylgalactosamine kinase-like: MDTPPVVPVDSLEGSLIEKINLLTKDFEKKYGFPPEFIARVPGRVNLIGEHIDYCGYAVFPMAIDQEILMAVKPRQDQHLELSNVNPAYEDYSCEIMNFDIDKGVPHWFKYCLCGVKGIMENSSKSKNKLKGLSARIHGLISPGAGLSSSSAVVCAAALAFAHVNGLVYKKQELADYCARSERYIGTEGGGMDQAIAMLATQGTAKLIEFNPLRAHDTKLPSGAVFVIAHSLAEVNKAASSLFNCRVMECRLAAKVLARIHGINPDSVTRLADVQFLLNKTLPEMASLAGLYLHDDPYSKEEVSKLLEMTESQLESKILSENTKDVNVFKLRQRALHVFQEAHRVWQFRDICNSGSVTALQELGQLMFDSHSSCRDLYECSHPQLDNLVEVSRNHCLGARLTGAGWGGCMVALVPENEVKSFIDHLKENYYKNLPTARGRDLDEIVFATQPGSGAAIFNL, from the exons ATGGATACACCTCCAGTTGTCCCAGTAGATAGTTTGGAAGGCTCACTTATAGAAAAGATCAACTTACTCACCAAAGACTTTGAAAAGAAGTATGGTTTTCCACCCGAATTTATTGCAAGAGTGCCTGGAAg AGTAAATTTGATTGGAGAACACATTGATTATTGTGGTTATGCTGTGTTCCCCATGGCAATTGATCAAGAAATCCTGATGGCAGTTAAACCCCGACAGGATCAACATTTGGAGCTTTCAAATGTCAACCCAGCATATGAAGATTACAGCTGTGAAATAATGAACTTTGA CATTGATAAAGGTGTACCCCATTGGTTCAAATACTGTTTGTGCGGAGTCAAAGGCATCATGGAGAATTCTTCCAAATCAAAAAACAAGCTTAAGGGTTTAAGTGCTAGAATTCATGGGTTGATATCTCCTGGTGCTGGATTGTCCAGTTCCAGCGCAGTAGTCTGTGCAGCTGCGTTAGCATTTGCGCATGTCAATGGTCTCGTCTACAAGAAACAAGAATTGGCAGATTATTGCGCACGGAGTGAAAGATACATTGGCACTGAGGGTGGAGGTATGGACCAAGCAATTGCCATGTTAGCCACGCAAG GTACTGCCAAACTAATTGAATTTAATCCGCTCAGAGCTCACGATACAAAACTACCATCGGGAGCGGTGTTTGTCATCGCTCACAGTTTAGCTGAGGTAAACAAAGCAGCTTCGTCGCTTTTCAACTGCCGAGTCATGGAATGTCGTTTGGCAGCCAAG GTGCTGGCACGAATACATGGAATAAATCCAGATTCGGTGACGCGCTTGGCCGATGTCCAGTTTTTGCTCAATAAGACGTTACCGGAAATGGCTTCTCTCGCAGGGCTTTACCTTCATGACGATCCCTACAGCAAGGAAGAGGTGTCCAAGTTACTCGAAATGACAGAATCGCAACTGGAAAGTAAAATCCTGTCTGAAAATACGAAAGACGTCAACGTTTTCAAACTACGGCAAAGGGCGCTTCACGTCTTTCAAG AAGCCCATAGAGTGTGGCAGTTCCGCGACATATGCAACAGCGGTTCGGTGACAGCATTGCAAGAGTTAGGACAGCTGATGTTTGATTCGCATAGCAGCTGTCGCGATCTGTACGAATGCAGTCACCCGCAGCTCGATAATCTCGTAGAAGTATCTCGTAATCATTGCTTGGGAGCAAGATTGACGGGAGCAGG ATGGGGCGGCTGTATGGTCGCATTGGTGCCTGAAAATGAAGTAAAGTCTTTTATTGatcatttgaaagaaaattattACAAAAACTTGCCGACTGCTCGTGGTCGCGACTTGGATGAGATCGTGTTTGCCACCCAACCTGGTTCCGGAGCAGCTATTTTCAATCTCTAG
- the LOC116926401 gene encoding sodium-dependent serotonin transporter, translating into MLPRARLAAERNTSTLTLAAPVSLPRRSNISRLNQWESPVKNPARCRVHWRCKWDFYVAIFSFALDSASWTRLTSSCIQHGGAAYLLARMISIVFVGLPLLFFEISIGQLSGMGPLKFFGINNLRPVFSGIGFFLMCSSVYKAISATASGMWPISKTIILMLGDDVKGINSTFDLQEDMYGFTQLDALTVISLSITWVFAVLAVICGVKFISKVSYITSVVPVTLVAILVVRAIYSDPSQMYTGLAVILAPSWQKLLSVPLWITAIADTALSLNLGFGVITFLASLNTHKLDCLKSSIVLVTCHTVTLGLMLVLSCSTVFLLSNRSEIILEAISTGVSEQHPPGEGWTIIFLVAVFLLNLDALIFICNMLATSFSNLSWRPVLAVMVGAFLYVICLPMATQSRELYIATIETFTGCTLPLAGIFLVLVATVSSMRPSSMVDMVEFAGQCKLAFRGQSYVFVAYNAVLPLMLLMCIVDAGVRIADNTNVMAIVGQLLLCFPWVSILLTPFYLVARHYGHLSSTKKWRELWQKSDYEDWLYRRPQLPVGASDDDCNSIYELPERVSSSRPVSTYYSSATILASDSAVYSAYY; encoded by the exons ATGTTGCCAAGGGCGCGTCTGGCTGCCGAGCGCAATACCTCAACGTTGACGCTCGCTGCACCTGTGTCACTCCCTAGGCGTTCGAATATTAGTAGACTG AATCAATGGGAGTCACCTGTGAAAAATCCCGCAAGATGTAGAGTGCATTGGAGATGCAAATGGGATTTTTACGTCGCCATCTTCAGTTTTGCTTTAG ATTCGGCTAGTTGGACGCGACTGACATCATCATGCATCCAGCATGGTGGAGCCGCATATTTATTGGCCAGAATGATTTCCATTGTTTTTGTGGGCTTACCACTTCTCTTTTTTGAGATAAGCATTGGCCAACTCAGTGGCATGGGCCCACTCAAATTTTTTGGCATCAACAATCTGAGACCAGTTTTTTCTGGCATTGGATTTTTCCTCATGTGTAGCAGTGTTTACAAAGCTATAAGTGCTACTGCATCAGGAATGTGGCCAATATCCAAAACAATCATCCTGATGTTGGGTGACGATGTCAAAG GCATTAACAGTACTTTTGACCTGCAAGAAGATATGTATGGTTTTACTCAGTTGGATGCCTTGACAGTTATTAGTTTATCAATTACCTGGGTGTTTGCAGTCCTTGCAGTCATTTGTGGAGTAAAATTCATTAGCAAG GTTTCTTACATTACTTCTGTAGTACCTGTGACACTTGTCGCCATCCTTGTGGTTAGGGCCATCTATTCAGATCCATCACAAATGTATACAGGATTGGCAGTCATACTTGCACCATCATGGCAAAAGTTGCTTTCAGTCCCCTTGTGGATAACAGCCATTGCTGATACTGCACTTTCACTGAATTTGGGCTTTGGTGTCATTACATTCCTGGCAAGTCTGAACACACATAAACTGGACTGTCTTAA GTCAAGCATAGTTCTGGTGACATGTCACACTGTTACCCTTGGACTGATGTTAGTGCTGAGCTGCTCAACCGTCTTTCTGTTATCTAATCGATCAGAAATTATTCTAGAAGCGATTTCTACTGGAGTCAGTGAACAACATCCGCCCGGTGAAGGATGGACGATTATCTTTTTGGTTGCTGTTTTTCTGTTGA ATTTAGACGCCTTGATTTTTATCTGCAACATGCTGGCCACTTCCTTTTCTAATTTGAGCTGGCGACCAGTGTTGGCTGTTATGGTTGGCGCTTTCCTCTACGTCATTTGCTTACCCATGGCCACGCAA AGCAGAGAGTTATACATAGCCACGATTGAGACCTTCACCGGCTGCACACTACCGTTGGCAGGTATCTTCCTCGTCCTGGTGGCCACCGTGTCCAGCATGAGACCGAGCAGCATGGTAGACATGGTCGAATTTGCTGGCCAATGCAAGCTAGCCTTCCGAGGTCAAAGTTACGTCTTTGTCGCATACAACGCAGTCCTACCGCTGATGTTGCTC ATGTGCATCGTTGACGCTGGCGTGCGAATAGCCGACAACACCAACGTAATGGCCATCGTGGGCCAATTGCTGTTATGCTTCCCCTGGGTTTCGATCCTGCTGACTCCGTTCTACTTGGTCGCCCGTCATTACGGCCACTTGTCCAGCACCAAG AAGTGGCGAGAGTTATGGCAAAAGTCAGACTATGAGGACTGGCTGTATCGGCGTCCGCAGCTTCCGGTTGGCGCATCCGACGACGACTGCAATTCCATCTACGAATTGCCGGAACGCGTGTCCAGCAGCCGACCCGTTTCCACTTACTATTCAAGCGCCACTATACTAGCCAGCGACTCGGCTGTCTATTCCGCTTATTATTGA